The genomic interval CCCGGCTAAAAAGCGTTACGCCTAAACGTTCTTCCAGCGCCTTTATCTGCTGGCTCAGCGCCGGTTGCGCTATGTTCAGACGCTCAGCGGCCCGGTGCATGTGGAGCTCTTCGGCAACGACGATGAAATGGCGCATCTGACGAAACTGCACGGAACACTCCTTTTTTGATATTAATTTACTTATCAATTTAGCATTAATGATGCAATTGATGCTATTGGTCATTGCCATGAAAATGGAGGTATTCAAACCAGGGAGGAAAATATGGAAAACCAGATCAACGATCTCCGCAGCGCCATCGCCCTACTTCAGCGCCACGAAGGGCAGTATCTTGAAACCGATCATCCGGTCGATCCCAACGCGGAGCTGGCGGGGGTCTATCGCCATATCGGCGCGGGTGGCACGGTAAAACGTCCAACCCGTACGGGCCCGGCCATGATGTTCAACAGCGTGAAGGGCTATCCGGGCTCCCGCATCCTGGTGGGCATGCACGCCAGCCGCGATCGCGCGGCGCTCCTTCTGGGATGCGAGCCCTCTGAACTGGCAAAACACGTCGGCCAGGCGGTGAAAAAGCCGGTGGCACCCGTTGTCGTCCCGGCCTCGCAGGCCCCCTGTCAGGAACAGGTCTTCTTCGCAGACGATCCTGACTTCGACCTGCGCAAGCTGCTTCCGGCACCCACCAACACGCCGATTGATGCCGGCCCGTTCTTCTGTCTGGGGCTGGTACTGGCAAGCGATCCGGAAGACAGCTCGCTGACGGACGTCACCATTCACCGCCTCTGCGTTCAGGAGCGCGACGAGCTTTCGATGTTCCTTGCCGCCGGTCGGCATATCGAAGTTTTCCGCAAAAAGGCGGAAGAAGCCGGAAAACCGCTGCCGGTGACGATCAACATGGGTCTCGACCCCGCCATCTATATCGGTGCGTGCTTTGAGGCCCCCACCACGCCGTTTGGCTATCACGAGCTGGGCGTCGCCGGTGCGCTGCGCCAGCAGCCGGTCGAGCTGGTACAGGGCGTGGCGGTAAAAGAGAAAGCGATCGCGCGGGCGGAAATCATCATCGAGGGCGAACTGCTCCCGGGCGTGCGCGTGAGAGAAGATCAGCATACCAACACCGGCCACGCGATGCCGGAGTTCCCGGGCTACTGCGGTGAGGCGAACCCGTCCCTTCCGGTGATCA from Enterobacter sp. JBIWA008 carries:
- a CDS encoding UbiD family decarboxylase; protein product: MENQINDLRSAIALLQRHEGQYLETDHPVDPNAELAGVYRHIGAGGTVKRPTRTGPAMMFNSVKGYPGSRILVGMHASRDRAALLLGCEPSELAKHVGQAVKKPVAPVVVPASQAPCQEQVFFADDPDFDLRKLLPAPTNTPIDAGPFFCLGLVLASDPEDSSLTDVTIHRLCVQERDELSMFLAAGRHIEVFRKKAEEAGKPLPVTINMGLDPAIYIGACFEAPTTPFGYHELGVAGALRQQPVELVQGVAVKEKAIARAEIIIEGELLPGVRVREDQHTNTGHAMPEFPGYCGEANPSLPVIKVKAVTMRNHAILQTLVGPGEEHTTLAGLPTEASIRNAVEEAIPGFLQNVYAHTAGGGKFLGILQVKKRQPSDEGRQGQAALIALATYSELKNIILVDEDVDIFDSDDILWAMTTRMQGDVSITNIPGIRGHQLDPSQSPDYSTSIRGNGISCKTIFDCTVPWALKDRFERAPFMEVDPRPWAPGLFGGN